A stretch of Gemmatimonadaceae bacterium DNA encodes these proteins:
- a CDS encoding helical backbone metal receptor: MPVLHFIASRLAVRCTLTIVAIVAIGACREHAPENRSAGSVVDDYGRTVRLNAAPQRIVSLNPATTELLFALGAGPRVVGRTQYDFWPDSARLVPSVGAGMRPNLEAVLGRQPDLVVMYASGDDRGAADRLTAAGIATAAFRIDKIRDFARVAMDLGRLLGDTMRARTVVDSVTATLDRVRRATDTLPRPTVFLHAWEKPLMTIGGGSFLSELVTIAGGRNVYDSLPAPSPVVTLEDVLRRNPDIVLVSPLERETLLTSKRWHALPAVRAGRVVAYDTNVVERPSVKLGEAAVSLARILHPGVLP; the protein is encoded by the coding sequence GTGCCCGTTTTGCATTTCATTGCTTCGCGGCTCGCTGTTCGCTGCACGCTGACGATCGTCGCGATCGTCGCGATCGGGGCGTGCCGCGAGCACGCTCCGGAGAATCGCAGCGCCGGGAGTGTCGTCGACGACTACGGCCGCACCGTTAGGCTGAACGCGGCGCCGCAACGCATCGTCTCATTGAATCCCGCGACCACGGAGCTGCTCTTCGCCCTCGGCGCCGGGCCGCGCGTCGTCGGCCGGACGCAATACGATTTCTGGCCCGATTCGGCACGCCTCGTTCCGAGCGTCGGCGCGGGCATGCGGCCGAACCTCGAGGCGGTGCTTGGCCGACAACCCGACCTGGTGGTGATGTACGCCAGCGGCGACGATCGCGGCGCCGCTGATCGCCTAACGGCTGCCGGCATTGCGACGGCGGCGTTCCGCATCGACAAGATTCGGGACTTCGCTCGTGTTGCCATGGACCTCGGGAGGCTCCTTGGTGACACGATGCGCGCTCGGACTGTCGTCGATTCGGTCACTGCAACGCTCGACCGCGTTCGTCGCGCCACCGACACGCTGCCGCGGCCGACTGTTTTCCTGCACGCCTGGGAGAAGCCGCTCATGACGATCGGCGGCGGAAGCTTTCTCTCCGAGCTCGTCACGATCGCGGGTGGGCGGAACGTGTACGACTCGCTGCCGGCGCCATCGCCAGTCGTCACACTCGAAGACGTGCTGCGCCGGAACCCGGACATCGTGCTCGTGAGTCCGCTGGAGCGTGAGACTTTGCTCACGAGCAAGCGGTGGCACGCGTTGCCGGCGGTCCGCGCAGGGCGTGTCGTTGCCTATGATACCAACGTCGTCGAGCGGCCGTCGGTGAAGCTGGGCGAAGCCGCCGTCTCGCTCGCGCGAATTCTGCACCCGGGCGTGCTGCCATGA
- a CDS encoding PTS system mannose/fructose/sorbose family transporter subunit IID, with amino-acid sequence MPQPERRTALPIRTQAAIFLRLLAIQGSWNYEILLGNGIGFCLEPALRLLPEGVHSEHFKQALARESKYFNAHPYLASVAVGALARAELDGEPPERIERFRTALCGPLGSVGDRLVWAGWLPFCSLVALAVFGLGGGPVLVLSVFLGSYNLGHFGLRLWGLRTGWNNGLRVASALANPVLRNGPLHIGRLAALATGFAIPLALYRVIGPGRVLLGFVLTAVIVAALLLVRLHGRIEGWRLALFILAGFALFSVAH; translated from the coding sequence ATGCCCCAACCAGAGCGACGTACCGCACTGCCGATCCGAACGCAGGCCGCCATTTTCCTGCGTCTGCTCGCGATTCAGGGTTCGTGGAACTACGAGATCCTGCTCGGCAATGGTATCGGCTTCTGTCTCGAGCCTGCGCTACGGCTTCTGCCCGAGGGCGTGCACAGCGAGCATTTCAAGCAGGCGTTGGCTCGCGAGAGCAAGTACTTCAACGCGCATCCATACCTCGCGTCCGTCGCGGTCGGTGCGCTCGCGCGCGCGGAGCTCGATGGCGAGCCGCCGGAGCGGATTGAGCGTTTTCGTACTGCGTTGTGCGGGCCGCTTGGCAGTGTCGGCGATCGGTTGGTGTGGGCGGGCTGGCTGCCCTTTTGTAGCCTGGTCGCGCTCGCGGTGTTTGGTCTTGGCGGCGGACCGGTGCTGGTCCTGAGTGTGTTTCTCGGCTCCTACAACCTCGGACACTTCGGGCTCCGGTTGTGGGGATTACGCACGGGTTGGAACAACGGGCTGCGGGTCGCGTCGGCACTGGCGAATCCGGTGCTGCGAAATGGTCCACTACACATCGGACGGCTCGCGGCACTTGCGACCGGCTTCGCGATCCCCCTCGCTCTCTATCGCGTGATTGGGCCCGGACGCGTGTTGCTCGGCTTCGTGCTGACTGCCGTCATCGTCGCCGCGCTCCTGCTCGTTCGCCTGCACGGTCGAATCGAAGGTTGGCGTCTCGCGCTGTTCATCCTCGCAGGGTTCGCCCTCTTCTCCGTGGCCCACTGA
- a CDS encoding HPr family phosphocarrier protein translates to MPERIVQIVNKAGLHARPAAEIVKLAAKYNAEITVVRDELEVNGKSIMGVMMLAAECGSTLQLKAEGPDAKEALDALEKLIGSKFGES, encoded by the coding sequence ATGCCCGAGCGTATCGTTCAGATTGTCAACAAAGCGGGATTGCATGCCAGGCCGGCGGCGGAGATTGTGAAGTTGGCCGCAAAGTACAACGCTGAGATTACCGTCGTCCGCGATGAGCTCGAGGTCAACGGAAAGAGTATCATGGGCGTGATGATGCTGGCGGCTGAATGCGGCTCGACGCTGCAACTCAAGGCGGAAGGACCGGACGCGAAGGAAGCGTTGGATGCACTGGAGAAGTTGATCGGGAGCAAGTTTGGCGAGAGTTGA
- a CDS encoding bifunctional nuclease family protein — protein MVEVVVARLGLDSTTQSYVLVLQEKGGPRLLPIWIGQPEAESIVMQIHSIKRARPLTHDLCKNLILGLGGSLRRVQITRVEKNTYYAELHINRGDNVVQIDARPSDSIAIALRLAAPIFAAETLLSTIEMDEQSDETPGAAATPDTGELSADQLKEYLENLRPEDFGKFNL, from the coding sequence GTGGTCGAAGTCGTCGTTGCCCGGCTCGGTCTCGACAGTACGACGCAGTCGTACGTCCTCGTCCTTCAGGAGAAGGGAGGGCCGCGTCTGCTGCCGATCTGGATCGGCCAGCCGGAGGCCGAGTCGATCGTTATGCAGATCCACAGCATCAAGCGCGCGCGTCCGCTGACCCACGACCTGTGCAAGAATCTGATCCTCGGTCTCGGCGGTTCGCTCCGCCGCGTGCAGATCACGCGGGTCGAGAAGAATACCTATTATGCCGAGCTGCACATCAACCGTGGCGACAACGTAGTGCAGATCGACGCGCGTCCCTCGGACAGCATCGCGATTGCGCTGCGCCTCGCGGCTCCGATCTTCGCCGCGGAGACGCTGCTCTCGACGATCGAGATGGACGAGCAGAGCGACGAGACACCCGGTGCCGCAGCGACGCCCGACACGGGTGAGCTGAGCGCCGATCAGCTCAAGGAATACCTCGAGAATCTCCGGCCGGAGGATTTCGGGAAATTCAACCTCTGA
- the ptsP gene encoding phosphoenolpyruvate--protein phosphotransferase has product MKRKLVGIGASPGIVVGTVQLLRWEVPDVAHRIIPDDGIPAELTRFHNALEAAKERLRQIRTRVESTVGREEAAIFEVQLSILDDPDLTRGVEELIHQNLAAEKAFDIQMVESRQRFARAASPMVRERVGDLTDVHIRVLSLLLGHDPIDIPSGGRAILVTHDLTPSLTVQLDRKSIVAIATDAGTRTSHVAILARSLNLPAIVGLRDATSELRGGEHAILDGSTGVLAIDPSHADIESYRERDRQEKVAEAELQRLASLESITTDGVHVTLRANVDLPEEADLAASSGAEGVGLMRTEFLVLGRATMPDEDEQYRAYRKVVEAFGGKPVVIRTFDIGGDKLPVGGYPSEPNPFLGWRAIRMCLDKPELFRTQLRALLRAASHGDVRIMLPLVVTLDEVLGARALLEEAASQLERRGVTVRRDVPLGVMIETPAAAVAADTFTRDGDVAFFSIGTNDLVQYTLAVDRGNANLSSRFTPLHPAVLRLIERTVQVGEGAGLEVAVCGEMASQPLMAFALIGLGVRQLSVSPRSVSLVKRIVRGISAATAEEAAKAALKASTADAASRELHRRLSAAMPELGLLEQGLPV; this is encoded by the coding sequence GTGAAGCGGAAGCTCGTGGGGATTGGCGCGTCTCCGGGAATCGTCGTCGGCACCGTCCAGCTGCTGCGCTGGGAGGTACCGGACGTCGCACATCGTATCATTCCCGACGACGGCATTCCCGCCGAGCTGACGCGATTTCACAACGCGCTCGAGGCGGCGAAGGAACGCTTGCGCCAGATCCGTACGCGCGTCGAAAGCACGGTGGGGCGCGAAGAGGCCGCGATCTTCGAGGTGCAGCTCTCGATTCTCGACGACCCGGATCTCACGCGGGGCGTCGAGGAGCTCATTCACCAGAATCTCGCCGCCGAGAAAGCGTTTGACATCCAGATGGTCGAATCGCGGCAGCGCTTCGCGCGCGCGGCGAGTCCCATGGTCCGTGAGCGCGTCGGCGACCTCACCGACGTGCACATCCGCGTGCTCTCACTCCTGCTCGGCCACGACCCGATCGACATCCCATCCGGCGGGAGGGCGATTCTCGTCACCCACGATCTGACGCCGAGCCTGACGGTTCAGCTGGATCGCAAATCGATCGTTGCCATTGCCACCGACGCGGGAACGCGCACGTCGCACGTCGCGATACTTGCGCGTTCGCTCAACTTGCCGGCGATCGTCGGGTTGCGCGATGCGACGAGCGAGCTGCGCGGCGGCGAACACGCGATTCTCGACGGCTCGACCGGTGTGCTCGCGATCGACCCGTCGCATGCCGACATCGAGTCCTATCGCGAGCGCGACCGGCAGGAGAAGGTTGCCGAAGCGGAGCTGCAGCGGCTCGCGTCGCTCGAGTCGATCACGACCGACGGCGTGCACGTCACTCTGCGCGCGAACGTCGACCTGCCCGAGGAGGCCGACCTTGCCGCGTCGAGCGGCGCCGAGGGCGTTGGTCTGATGCGCACCGAGTTCCTCGTCCTCGGGCGCGCGACGATGCCTGACGAGGACGAGCAATATCGCGCCTACCGGAAAGTCGTCGAGGCGTTCGGGGGCAAGCCCGTTGTGATTCGCACCTTCGACATCGGCGGCGATAAACTGCCCGTTGGCGGCTATCCGAGCGAGCCGAATCCATTTCTCGGCTGGCGCGCGATCCGGATGTGCCTCGACAAGCCGGAGCTGTTCCGCACCCAGTTGCGCGCGCTGCTTCGTGCCGCCTCGCATGGCGACGTGCGCATCATGCTTCCGCTCGTCGTCACGCTCGACGAAGTGCTCGGAGCACGTGCGCTGCTCGAGGAGGCCGCGAGCCAGCTCGAGCGCCGCGGCGTCACCGTGCGCCGCGACGTCCCGTTAGGCGTGATGATCGAGACGCCCGCCGCCGCGGTTGCCGCCGACACGTTCACGCGCGACGGCGATGTCGCGTTCTTCAGCATCGGGACCAACGATCTGGTGCAGTACACGCTCGCCGTCGATCGCGGCAATGCGAACCTGTCTTCTCGCTTCACGCCGTTGCATCCCGCCGTCCTTCGCCTCATCGAGCGGACCGTGCAGGTTGGCGAGGGCGCGGGCCTCGAGGTCGCCGTGTGCGGCGAGATGGCGTCGCAGCCGCTGATGGCGTTCGCGCTGATCGGGCTCGGCGTTAGGCAGCTGAGCGTGTCGCCGCGATCGGTGTCGCTCGTCAAGCGCATCGTGCGTGGCATCTCGGCCGCGACCGCCGAGGAAGCCGCGAAGGCCGCGCTCAAGGCAAGCACTGCGGACGCCGCGAGCCGCGAGCTGCACCGTCGCCTGAGCGCTGCGATGCCGGAATTAGGTTTGTTGGAACAGGGACTGCCAGTGTAG
- a CDS encoding PTS sugar transporter subunit IIC, giving the protein MWIDLLPIALLGGLLGLDVVSFPQAMISRPLVAATLAGTLIGHSLSGLLVGAALELIALETLPFGASRYPEWGSAAVVGGAIFATHSSHPAGAMEMSMIASLATAWVGGWTMVKLRERNAYWAARRRSALDAGARGAVIDLQLLCMTADLLRGGFLAAISYAVFAPLTTAAIGAWSTDARISRAVVVTVAASVAVSAGLKIFHGVSGARWLFLCGVVVGLGVMTVL; this is encoded by the coding sequence ATGTGGATCGATCTGCTACCGATCGCGCTCCTTGGCGGACTCCTGGGCCTCGATGTCGTCAGCTTTCCGCAAGCGATGATCTCGCGTCCGCTCGTGGCGGCGACGCTCGCGGGGACACTGATCGGCCATTCACTGAGCGGACTCCTCGTCGGTGCAGCGCTGGAATTGATCGCGTTGGAGACGCTGCCATTCGGCGCGTCGCGATACCCCGAGTGGGGGTCGGCGGCCGTCGTCGGCGGCGCGATCTTCGCCACGCATTCGAGCCATCCCGCCGGCGCGATGGAGATGTCGATGATCGCGTCGCTGGCAACGGCGTGGGTCGGCGGCTGGACGATGGTGAAGCTGCGCGAGCGCAACGCCTACTGGGCTGCGCGACGTCGCTCGGCATTGGATGCCGGAGCGCGCGGTGCGGTGATCGATCTGCAGCTCCTCTGCATGACCGCCGATCTCCTGCGTGGTGGTTTCCTCGCCGCGATCTCGTACGCGGTCTTCGCGCCGCTAACGACGGCCGCGATCGGCGCATGGAGCACCGATGCGCGAATCTCTCGCGCCGTCGTCGTCACCGTGGCCGCAAGCGTGGCCGTGAGCGCCGGTCTCAAGATTTTCCATGGCGTCAGCGGCGCGCGTTGGCTCTTTCTCTGCGGCGTCGTCGTGGGGCTCGGCGTGATGACAGTCCTATGA
- the metK gene encoding methionine adenosyltransferase yields MFDRHLFTSESVTEGHPDKIADAISDAVLDAILADDPTARVACETLVTTGLACVAGEITTSTYVHVPDIVRATIQRIGYTDASYGFDNQTCAVMSTIDRQSPDIAMGVDTGGAGDQGMMFGYASDETPELMPMPIMLAHRITKALADRRKSGDLEWLRPDGKAQVTVLYEDRRPVAVDTVVVSTQHSPDVSQREIKRGIIEEIVEPSIPESLRSHKIKYHVNPTGRFVIGGPQGDAGLTGRKIIVDTYGGMGRHGGGAFSGKDPSKVDRSACYAARWVAKNIVAAGLARRCEVQLAYAIGVAEPVSVMVDSFGTSVVPESDIMGAVRDVFDLTPRGIIQALDLRKPIYSATSAYGHFGRKPERIGNGRKAARTFTWERTDRSAALKRAVKG; encoded by the coding sequence TTGTTCGATCGTCATCTCTTCACCTCGGAATCCGTCACCGAAGGGCATCCCGACAAAATCGCGGACGCCATCTCCGATGCCGTCCTCGACGCCATTCTCGCCGACGATCCAACCGCGCGCGTCGCCTGCGAAACGCTCGTCACGACGGGCCTCGCCTGCGTCGCCGGCGAGATCACGACGTCGACCTATGTTCACGTCCCCGACATTGTCCGCGCGACCATCCAGCGCATCGGCTACACGGACGCGAGCTACGGGTTCGACAATCAGACGTGCGCCGTCATGAGCACCATCGATCGACAATCGCCGGACATTGCGATGGGCGTCGACACCGGTGGCGCGGGCGATCAAGGTATGATGTTCGGCTATGCGTCGGACGAGACGCCGGAGTTGATGCCGATGCCGATCATGCTCGCGCATCGCATCACCAAGGCGCTCGCGGATCGGCGAAAGTCCGGCGATCTCGAGTGGCTGCGGCCGGACGGGAAGGCGCAGGTCACCGTGCTGTACGAAGACCGCCGTCCCGTCGCCGTCGATACGGTCGTCGTTTCGACGCAGCACTCGCCCGACGTCTCGCAGCGCGAGATCAAGCGCGGGATCATCGAGGAGATCGTCGAGCCCTCCATCCCCGAGTCGCTGCGCTCGCACAAGATCAAGTATCACGTCAATCCAACCGGACGCTTCGTGATCGGCGGCCCGCAGGGCGATGCGGGACTCACCGGACGCAAGATCATCGTCGACACCTATGGCGGTATGGGTCGGCACGGTGGCGGTGCCTTTAGCGGCAAGGATCCGAGCAAAGTGGATCGGTCAGCCTGCTACGCGGCGCGCTGGGTCGCCAAGAACATCGTCGCCGCGGGTCTGGCGCGCCGATGTGAGGTTCAGCTCGCGTACGCGATCGGTGTTGCCGAGCCGGTCTCGGTGATGGTCGACAGCTTTGGTACGTCGGTCGTACCCGAGTCGGACATCATGGGCGCCGTGCGCGACGTGTTCGACCTCACTCCGCGCGGAATCATCCAGGCACTCGATCTCCGCAAGCCGATTTATTCCGCGACCTCGGCGTACGGCCACTTCGGCCGCAAGCCCGAGCGCATCGGCAACGGTCGTAAGGCTGCTAGGACGTTCACCTGGGAGCGGACCGATCGATCTGCGGCGCTGAAGCGCGCCGTGAAGGGCTAG